The Saccharomyces cerevisiae S288C chromosome VII, complete sequence genome includes a region encoding these proteins:
- the GND2 gene encoding phosphogluconate dehydrogenase (decarboxylating) GND2 (6-phosphogluconate dehydrogenase (decarboxylating); catalyzes an NADPH regenerating reaction in the pentose phosphate pathway; required for growth on D-glucono-delta-lactone; GND2 has a paralog, GND1, that arose from the whole genome duplication) — MSKAVGDLGLVGLAVMGQNLILNAADHGFTVVAYNRTQSKVDRFLANEAKGKSIIGATSIEDLVAKLKKPRKIMLLIKAGAPVDTLIKELVPHLDKGDIIIDGGNSHFPDTNRRYEELTKQGILFVGSGVSGGEDGARFGPSLMPGGSAEAWPHIKNIFQSIAAKSNGEPCCEWVGPAGSGHYVKMVHNGIEYGDMQLICEAYDIMKRIGRFTDKEISEVFDKWNTGVLDSFLIEITRDILKFDDVDGKPLVEKIMDTAGQKGTGKWTAINALDLGMPVTLIGEAVFARCLSAIKDERKRASKLLAGPTVPKDAIHDREQFVYDLEQALYASKIISYAQGFMLIREAARSYGWKLNNPAIALMWRGGCIIRSVFLAEITKAYRDDPDLENLLFNEFFASAVTKAQSGWRRTIALAATYGIPTPAFSTALAFYDGYRSERLPANLLQAQRDYFGAHTFRILPECASAHLPVDKDIHINWTGHGGNISSSTYQA; from the coding sequence ATGTCAAAGGCAGTAGGTGATTTAGGCTTAGTTGGTTTAGCCGTGATGGGTCAAAATTTGATCTTAAACGCAGCGGATCACGGATTTACCGTGGTTGCTTATAATAGGACGCAATCAAAGGTAGATAGGTTTCTAGCTAATGAGgcaaaaggaaaatcaaTAATTGGTGCAACTTCAATTGAGGACTTGGTTGCGAAACTAAAGAAACCTAGAAAGATTATGCTTTTAATCAAAGCCGGTGCTCCGGTCGACACTTTAATAAAGGAACTTGTACCACATCTTGATAAAGGCGACATTATTATCGACGGTGGTAACTCACATTTCCCGGACACTAACAGACGCTACGAAGAGCTAACAAAGCAAGGAATTCTTTTTGTGGGCTCTGGTGTCTCAGGCGGTGAAGATGGTGCACGTTTTGGTCCATCTTTAATGCCTGGTGGGTCAGCAGAAGCATGGCCGCACATCAAGAACATCTTTCAATCTATTGCCGCCAAATCAAACGGTGAGCCATGCTGCGAATGGGTGGGGCCTGCCGGTTCTGGTCACTATGTGAAGATGGTACACAACGGTATCGAGTACGGTGATATGCAGTTGATTTGCGAGGCTTACGATATCATGAAACGAATTGGCCGGTTTACGGATAAAGAGATCAGTGAAGTATTTGACAAGTGGAACACTGGAGTTTTGGAttctttcttgattgaAATCACGAGGGACATTTTAAAATTCGATGACGTCGACGGTAAGCCATTGGTGGAAAAAATTATGGATACTGCCGGTCAAAAGGGTACTGGTAAATGGACTGCAATCAACGCCTTGGATTTAGGAATGCCAGTCACTTTAATTGGGGAGGCTGTTTTCGCTCGTTGTTTGTCAGCCATAAAGGACGAACGTAAAAGAGCTTCGAAACTTCTGGCAGGACCAACAGTACCAAAGGATGCAATACATGATAGAGAACAATTTGTGTATGATTTGGAACAAGCATTATACGCTTCAAAGATTATTTCATATGCTCAAGGTTTCATGCTGATCCGCGAAGCTGCCAGATCATACGGCTGGAAATTAAACAACCCAGCTATTGCTCTAATGTGGAGAGGTGGCTGTATAATCAGATCTGTGTTCTTAGCTGAGATTACGAAGGCTTATAGGGACGATCcagatttggaaaatttattattcaaCGAGTTCTTCGCTTCTGCAGTTACTAAGGCCCAATCCGGTTGGAGAAGAACTATTGCCCTTGCTGCTACTTACGGTATTCCAACTCCAGCTTTCTCTACTGCTTTAGCGTTTTACGACGGCTATAGATCTGAGAGGCTACCAGCAAACTTGTTACAAGCGCAACGTGATTATTTTGGCGCTCATACATTTAGAATTTTACCTGAATGTGCTTCTGCCCATTTGCCAGTAGACAAGGATATTCATATCAATTGGACTGGGCACGGAGGTAATATATCTTCCTCAACCTACCAAGCTTAA
- the MTM1 gene encoding Mtm1p (Mitochondrial protein of the mitochondrial carrier family; high affinity pyridoxal 5'-phosphate (PLP) transporter, important for delivery of the PLP cofactor to mitochondrial enzymes; involved in mitochondrial iron homeostasis) encodes MSDRNTSNSLTLKERMLSAGAGSVLTSLILTPMDVVRIRLQQQQMIPDCSCDGAAEVPNAVSSGSKMKTFTNVGGQNLNNAKIFWESACFQELHCKNSSLKFNGTLEAFTKIASVEGITSLWRGISLTLLMAIPANMVYFSGYEYIRDVSPIASTYPTLNPLFCGAIARVFAATSIAPLELVKTKLQSIPRSSKSTKTWMMVKDLLNETRQEMKMVGPSRALFKGLEITLWRDVPFSAIYWSSYELCKERLWLDSTRFASKDANWVHFINSFASGCISGMIAAICTHPFDVGKTRWQISMMNNSDPKGGNRSRNMFKFLETIWRTEGLAALYTGLAARVIKIRPSCAIMISSYEISKKVFGNKLHQ; translated from the coding sequence ATGAGTGATCGCAATACAAGTAACAGCCTGACCTTAAAAGAACGAATGTTAAGTGCCGGTGCTGGATCAGTACTCacttctttgattttgacaCCGATGGATGTAGTGAGAATACGGCTGCAACAGCAGCAGATGATTCCTGACTGTTCATGTGATGGGGCTGCCGAAGTGCCCAACGCCGTTAGCTCAGGCTCCAAAATGAAGACATTCACCAACGTCGGAGGACAGAACTTGAACAACGCAAAAATATTTTGGGAGAGTGCTTGTTTTCAAGAACTGCACTGTAAAAATTCATCGTTGAAGTTCAACGGTACTTTAGAAGCATTCACGAAAATTGCCAGCGTCGAAGGTATTACAAGTTTGTGGAGGGGTATTTCTTTGACCCTATTAATGGCTATTCCTGCCAACATGGTTTATTTTAGTGGTTATGAATATATAAGAGACGTTTCTCCTATAGCCTCGACGTACCCAACATTAAACCCCCTCTTTTGTGGTGCAATTGCGAGGGTATTTGCAGCAACAAGTATTGCACCTTTAGAATTGGTTAAAACTAAACTGCAAAGTATACCGAGATCATCAAAGTCCACAAAGACATGGATGATGGTTAAAGATTTATTAAACGAAACGAGGcaggaaatgaaaatggtgGGTCCTTCTCGGGCCCTCTTCAAAGGTTTGGAGATCACTCTGTGGAGAGACGTTCCGTTTAGTGCAATATATTGGAGTTCCTATGAACTTTGCAAGGAAAGACTATGGCTAGATTCTACTCGATTTGCATCTAAGGACGCAAACTGGGTCCATTTTATAAACAGTTTTGCCAGTGGTTGCATAAGTGGGATGATAGCTGCTATATGCACACACCCTTTTGATGTCGGTAAGACGAGATGGCAAATATCCATGATGAACAATAGCGATCCGAAAGGCGGCAATAGGTCTAGAAACATGTTCAAGTTCTTAGAGACTATATGGCGTACAGAAGGTCTTGCGGCCCTCTACACGGGCCTGGCAGCCAGAGTAATTAAGATACGCCCAAGTTGCGCCATCATGATATCTAGTTATGAGATCTCCAAAAAAGTATTTGGAAACAAATTGCATCAGTGA